A portion of the Glycine max cultivar Williams 82 chromosome 10, Glycine_max_v4.0, whole genome shotgun sequence genome contains these proteins:
- the LOC100789834 gene encoding protein LIGHT-DEPENDENT SHORT HYPOCOTYLS 4 isoform X3 produces MNSFQEFDSSNTDSNSTKAIINFTSGNSTNFPPAPPPSSSSPPCSSSSSGTTTLSRYENQKRRDWNTFGQYLRNHRPPLSLARCSGAHVLEFLRYLDQFGKTKVHTQLCPFFGHPNPPAACPCPLRQAWGSLDALIGRLRAAFEENGGKPEANPFGARAVRLYLREVRDSQAKARGISYEKKKRKRPQQPPLPPSNNAS; encoded by the coding sequence ATGAATTCCTTTCAAGAATTTGACTCATCAAACACGGACAGTAACAGTACCAAAGCCATCATCAACTTCACATCAGGTAACAGCACCAATTTCCCACCAGCgccaccaccatcatcatcttcaccgccatgttcctcttcttcttctggcACCACCACCCTGAGCCGCTACGAGAACCAAAAGCGCCGCGACTGGAACACGTTCGGGCAGTACCTCCGCAACCACAGGCCCCCACTCTCGCTTGCACGGTGCAGCGGCGCGCACGTGCTGGAGTTCCTGCGGTACCTGGACCAGTTCGGGAAAACCAAGGTTCACACGCAGCTTTGTCCATTCTTCGGGCACCCGAACCCTCCTGCAGCGTGCCCTTGCCCTCTACGGCAAGCGTGGGGGAGCCTGGATGCACTCATAGGGCGCCTCAGAGCTGCCTTTGAAGAGAATGGAGGGAAGCCTGAGGCTAACCCTTTCGGTGCTCGCGCTGTCAGACTCTACCTTCGCGAAGTGCGTGATTCGCAAGCCAAGGCTAGGGGAATTAGCTACGAGAAGAAGAAGCGCAAGCGTCCCCAACAACCTCCTTTGCCTCCCTCAAATAATGCAAGTTA
- the LOC100789834 gene encoding protein LIGHT-DEPENDENT SHORT HYPOCOTYLS 4 isoform X1 yields MNSFQEFDSSNTDSNSTKAIINFTSGNSTNFPPAPPPSSSSPPCSSSSSGTTTLSRYENQKRRDWNTFGQYLRNHRPPLSLARCSGAHVLEFLRYLDQFGKTKVHTQLCPFFGHPNPPAACPCPLRQAWGSLDALIGRLRAAFEENGGKPEANPFGARAVRLYLREVRDSQAKARGISYEKKKRKRPQQPPLPPSNNAKVVI; encoded by the exons ATGAATTCCTTTCAAGAATTTGACTCATCAAACACGGACAGTAACAGTACCAAAGCCATCATCAACTTCACATCAGGTAACAGCACCAATTTCCCACCAGCgccaccaccatcatcatcttcaccgccatgttcctcttcttcttctggcACCACCACCCTGAGCCGCTACGAGAACCAAAAGCGCCGCGACTGGAACACGTTCGGGCAGTACCTCCGCAACCACAGGCCCCCACTCTCGCTTGCACGGTGCAGCGGCGCGCACGTGCTGGAGTTCCTGCGGTACCTGGACCAGTTCGGGAAAACCAAGGTTCACACGCAGCTTTGTCCATTCTTCGGGCACCCGAACCCTCCTGCAGCGTGCCCTTGCCCTCTACGGCAAGCGTGGGGGAGCCTGGATGCACTCATAGGGCGCCTCAGAGCTGCCTTTGAAGAGAATGGAGGGAAGCCTGAGGCTAACCCTTTCGGTGCTCGCGCTGTCAGACTCTACCTTCGCGAAGTGCGTGATTCGCAAGCCAAGGCTAGGGGAATTAGCTACGAGAAGAAGAAGCGCAAGCGTCCCCAACAACCTCCTTTGCCTCCCTCAAATAATGCAA AAGTTGTGATTTGA